The stretch of DNA CCACCGCCGTGCAGCACGTCACTACTTCTATCGATGAAACCAACGTACCGGATAGCGAGAAAAAGGGTATCGCCATCGTGTTTGCAGGGCTTCCGTCGATCGTCAACGATCTCATCAATGATGATGTCGTCACATTTCTTCGCAGAGCTGTGCAATGCAAGCTTGACAATGTTCCGCTATTGGACGTCAAGAACGCTTTTCTTGAGTCCGTTGTCGATTCCGGCAAAACGATTAGCGATGACGATGCGTGGAAGGCCGCCCAAGCGAGTGACGGATACCCGTACATGGTGCAGCTCGTCGGGTACTACATGTGGCAGTCGGCGCAACGGCGGCATTCGTCGAAAATCACGTCGGGTGATGTTGATGCGGGCATTGCGGATGCGCAGGTGGCTTTTGACGATGCCGTTTGTGCTCCGGCTTTGGATGGCTTGAAATCGCCGGAATTGAAGTTTTTGCAGGCAATGGCGGTTGATGTTCCCGATGCTACTGCAGTTAGCGACATTGAACTTCGGACGGGCCGTAGTCGAAGCTGGGTGAATAAATACCGCGCCGCACTGATCAAAGATCAGGTTGTTCGTACTGCAGGGCATGGCAAACTGGCGATTGCGGTGCCGCACTTGGGTGAATATCTCAAAAAGCGGCTTTAGATTTGAGATTTGGGCTGGTGTGCGGCCGTGATGCGGATTGCAGGAAAAGCTCGGCGGGAAAGTCATTGCTGGCTGAGATTTGGCGAGATTCGTTCAATGTTGCGCATGTGAAATTGAACGTGCTCTGCAGTTGCGCCGCATCGGAAACGAATAGGGCCGTAGCCAGACCGTCCGCAACAGCGGTGGGATAGTTTTGTGCGAGGCTGAGCGTCGCGTTTGCTGGCTCTGCTGCATTGGCGGTATCATGCGAATTATTAAGATATTGCGAACTGCTGGGAACGTACGTCCAACTGGCTTCGGTTTGTTGCGCGGGTAGTCCGTCGATGGCATTGAGCAGATGATGAATGGCGATTTGGGTGTATTCGTTGATGGCTATATTCCAATGGCGTCGGCTGGGTGCGCTCGCACACAACGCACCGTTCGCAATATGTGCGACGCCGATCGCGCGGGATTGATCTTCCGGATCCTCAAGCGCAACGGAAATAGTCTGTTCGGCATGAACCAACAAATCACCCCCCGCATCAATAACAAATTGTGGCGGCTGTGAGGAGAAGTGATTCTGGTTGGGATAGCTGACCTGATTAGGGTGCTGGGTTGAGGAGCTCGCGGGGCCTGAGAAATCGTCCCAATCTGCTGATTTCTCTTGAATCAGCATGTGTCCGAGCAAATCAACGAGATAGCCTTTGCCGCATGCGCCGAAGTCCAACTGCACTGGATCGTGTGTAACCAGCGTGGTTCCATGACGTTCCACATCGTGCCCCCAAACGGAACGTCCGCGTAATGCACCCAAATGTTTGGGTGCATCCTGCGTAACCGTGAAATTCATCGACGCATCGTACCCAAGTCGAATCAAATCCTCGCCGACGCACGGATCGATTGCACCGTGTGTGACGTCGTGTAGTGCGTCGTACAAATCAAACAGTGGGCCGGTCCAATTGGGAAAATCGAAATGTCCGCCATGCTCCGCGTTCCCGATGCGCGTAACCAGCGAATCGGCGCGGAATCGCGAAAGCACATGCTCGTATCCGTCGATGAGTCGTTCCATGTTGGCACGCAGGCCCGTGGAAACCGGGCGGGCGGTCGAAATCAGCAAGCCGGTGCCGAACGCCTTGGGAAAAGCGGTGGTGTAGGGCATGCGCTGCGCGAGCGAAACGGAAGCATCCATACTCCTGATGCTAGCGCGTTCGTTCGTTGAGAGTGAGGCCTGATGTGCCCGTTTCGTCAATACGGGCGCCTGACTGCGGAACGTCTGACGCGTGTATCTCGCTTATGGGTGGCGGCCCCTTGTAGAGGGGATGCCTGTTGACCTGTTTGATTTGCGCTATATGTGGCAGTTTTTCCGGTCTTGGAAAAGTGATCTGCGCTATATGTGGCAGATTTCATTGGGCAACCGGTTTTGGAGGGTGTCATTTGCACCCCCTTAGGTATGGTTGGATGAGGGTAAGTGCCACATATAGCGCATATTGTTTTTCGTGAGGCCAGGAATCTGCCACATATAGCGCATCTCGCTTATCGTATGACGCTCCGTTTCGACTGGTCCCATACAGATGGCGGCGGATTCCGGCGCGTCGAATTCAACAAGCATGCTGCGAGTGTGCCACTATGTGAGATGACACGCGCGGATTACAGAAAATAAGAATGGCGGAATTCCATCGTTTTGTGGGTGTTTACAACAAAACTGCCAAAAAATCAAGACTGTTATTTCGATTTTTTTCGTTCTATCTTGTGAAGTCGGTGCGCACTGTGCGTATGGCAAAGGTGGCGCACTCGTGAATCGGATTATGAACGGCTGAGAGAGGAAGCGGTCTTATGTCATCCTGCGATACGCAGCGGGCTACAAGTGTGTTCGGTCGCCTTGTCGCGTTCATTGCGGCCTTGATGATCGCGTTGGCCACGCTTTTCGCGACTACCGTAGTCCCGCAGTCGGCGTCCGCCGCCGATGACGGTCAAACGAATTTTGATTCCTGGACTGCCGCTGCGAAGAACATCGAAGACCAGCTTGCGACTGCCGAAAAAGACTACAATGACGGCAATTACGGTCAGGCTGGCACCGATTTCCAGACCGCGCATTGGATCGGTTACGACGCATCCAACTTCTCGAAAGTCGTCAACGACACCATCAGCGCCGACAAGCAGAAGGAACTGCTACAGCAATTCACCGATCTTGAAGGTCTTGCCTACCAGCGGGACCAAGGCGACGCCATCGCAGCCAAAATCGGCGCGCTGACCGCCGAAATCAACGCAACCGCGCAAACGCTCGACGCGAACGCAGACCTCGCCAATCCTAAGGAATACGCGAAGCAGCGTGCCGCGCAAACCGCGGAAGAGCGCAAGAAGCTCGACGCGGCCAAGAAGAATTCATCCAAAGGCAAAGGCGACCGCACGTGGAGTGAGGTTGCCAGCGAAATGACCGCCATTCTCGACAAGGCATACAAGGCGGCCACTTCTGGCAATGGCGATGAAGGCTCCGCTTTGGTCAACAACGCGTACTACCAGTATTACGAGAAGCTCGGCTTCGAAAAGAACGTGATGAATGCGATTGCCGGCGATCGTGTTTCGCAGGTCGAATACCAGTTCAAGATGACTCGCAAGACCATGCGCGACGGCGGTTCCGACAAGGAAATCAAGCAGCTCGTCGACGATTTGAAAAGCTGGCTTGTGAAAGACGCGGCCATCCTCGACGGTGGTGCGTCCGGCAATGTCAACGGCTTCACCAAACTCGTCACCAGCTCCGCCGGGCAGGCGTTCCTCATTCTGATCCGTGAGGGCCTCGAAGCGCTGCTGGTGGTGGCCGCAGTGATCGCCTACCTGGTGAAGTCCGGCAACAAGCGTTTCGTCAAGTGGATCTACCTTGGTGTGGTCGCAGGTCTGGCCGGCTCCGGTCTGGTCGCCGTGCTCTTCACGTTCCTGTTCGGCGGTTCCGGCCCGATTCAGGAGATTTCCGAAGGCGTGTGTGCGCTTATCGCCACCCTCATGCTGCTGTGGACCAGCAACTGGATGCTCAACAAGAGCTCTGTGGAAGCGTGGAACAACTACATCAGGAACAAGACCGAAGCGGCTGTGGCCGGCGCGCAAAGCAAGGTCGAATCCGGTCAGGGCTTGGGCTTGGGCATGATCGCCTCGCTTGCCATGTTGAGCTTCCTCGCCGTGTTCCGTGAGGGTGCCGAAACGGTGATCTTCTACGAGTCCATCTACTCCATGAGCCAGGATGCGCACGGCATGTGGGTTGGCGGTCTGGCCGCCGCCGCGGTGCTGATCGTCATCTTCCTGATTCTGCGATTCACTTCGGTGAAGATTCCGATCGGCCCGT from Bifidobacterium catenulatum PV20-2 encodes:
- a CDS encoding FTR1 family protein produces the protein MSSCDTQRATSVFGRLVAFIAALMIALATLFATTVVPQSASAADDGQTNFDSWTAAAKNIEDQLATAEKDYNDGNYGQAGTDFQTAHWIGYDASNFSKVVNDTISADKQKELLQQFTDLEGLAYQRDQGDAIAAKIGALTAEINATAQTLDANADLANPKEYAKQRAAQTAEERKKLDAAKKNSSKGKGDRTWSEVASEMTAILDKAYKAATSGNGDEGSALVNNAYYQYYEKLGFEKNVMNAIAGDRVSQVEYQFKMTRKTMRDGGSDKEIKQLVDDLKSWLVKDAAILDGGASGNVNGFTKLVTSSAGQAFLILIREGLEALLVVAAVIAYLVKSGNKRFVKWIYLGVVAGLAGSGLVAVLFTFLFGGSGPIQEISEGVCALIATLMLLWTSNWMLNKSSVEAWNNYIRNKTEAAVAGAQSKVESGQGLGLGMIASLAMLSFLAVFREGAETVIFYESIYSMSQDAHGMWVGGLAAAAVLIVIFLILRFTSVKIPIGPFFLVTSILMAVLVVIFAGGGIHALIEGDLIEGTYLSTVPTNDWIGLYPYIETITAQVIAAIAVVVLFVVGFIKKHRMKLAAQVEQAK
- a CDS encoding ATP-binding protein, yielding MAMNPFKPTAGKMPPVLVGRESAIEQFAEALDNGAGAPGRIMLVTGQRGFGKTVLLTEFRRIAADRKWETISETASPGVAQRLIEALDSHNLRINQASLNPSVNIAGVAGASLGSIAISPPASPLNLRNAIAKRLESSKIGKGKGILITIDETQAASLDDLVTIATAVQHVTTSIDETNVPDSEKKGIAIVFAGLPSIVNDLINDDVVTFLRRAVQCKLDNVPLLDVKNAFLESVVDSGKTISDDDAWKAAQASDGYPYMVQLVGYYMWQSAQRRHSSKITSGDVDAGIADAQVAFDDAVCAPALDGLKSPELKFLQAMAVDVPDATAVSDIELRTGRSRSWVNKYRAALIKDQVVRTAGHGKLAIAVPHLGEYLKKRL
- a CDS encoding FAD:protein FMN transferase, which produces MDASVSLAQRMPYTTAFPKAFGTGLLISTARPVSTGLRANMERLIDGYEHVLSRFRADSLVTRIGNAEHGGHFDFPNWTGPLFDLYDALHDVTHGAIDPCVGEDLIRLGYDASMNFTVTQDAPKHLGALRGRSVWGHDVERHGTTLVTHDPVQLDFGACGKGYLVDLLGHMLIQEKSADWDDFSGPASSSTQHPNQVSYPNQNHFSSQPPQFVIDAGGDLLVHAEQTISVALEDPEDQSRAIGVAHIANGALCASAPSRRHWNIAINEYTQIAIHHLLNAIDGLPAQQTEASWTYVPSSSQYLNNSHDTANAAEPANATLSLAQNYPTAVADGLATALFVSDAAQLQSTFNFTCATLNESRQISASNDFPAELFLQSASRPHTSPNLKSKAAF